The following coding sequences lie in one Oncorhynchus gorbuscha isolate QuinsamMale2020 ecotype Even-year linkage group LG10, OgorEven_v1.0, whole genome shotgun sequence genomic window:
- the kcng1 gene encoding potassium voltage-gated channel subfamily G member 1, protein MTLLAGDGSDYDYSALSCASDASLLLLPQPPPLSEQEALKGAYYKRAQLLPEDPDHLLTNATSLFATHKLHVIINVGGLRYQLPWTTLEDFPLSRLGQLRLCSSFDEIMCVCDDYDIAQNEFFFDRSPCAFRTILTFLRAGKLRSLREMCALSFREELHYWGVPEENLEWCCRRRLIQRVDECDELERAAQEDEEEELMMDTDSGHRRGSTALATETRMGHCMNKLRDMVERPHSGLPGKIFACLSVLFVTITAVNLSISTMPAMREEEEQGKCSQMCYNIFIVETVCVGWFSLEFTLRFIQDRDKLAFLRRPLNLIDVVAILPYYITLVVDSYQGEKKLGSGSSYLDKVGLVLRILRALRILYVMRLARHSLGLQTLGLTARRCTREFGLLLLFLCVAIALFSPLLYLIENEMAATHEFSSIPATYWWAVITMTTVGYGDMVPRSIPGQVVALSSILSGILLMAFPVTSIFHTFSRSYVELKQEQQRLLQRRTHFLLRRRMGGLGSNMSLESDYPSCGSTKTRDRDD, encoded by the exons ATGACGCTGCTGGCAGGTGATGGCTCGGACTACGACTACAGCGCTCTGAGCTGTGCCTCTgatgcctccctcctcctcctccctcaaccCCCGCCCCTGTCAGAGCAGGAGGCCCTCAAGGGGGCCTACTACAAACGAGCCCAATTACTTCCCGAGGACCCAGACCACCTCCTCACCAATGCTACCTCGCTCTTCGCTACCCATAAACTCCACGTCATCATCAACGTGGGTGGGCTGCGTTATCAACTACCCTGGACCACCTTGGAGGACTTCCCCCTGTCCCGACTGGGCCAGCTGCGCCTCTGCAGCAGCTTCGACGAGATCATGTGCGTCTGCGATGATTATGACATCGCTCAAAACGAGTTCTTCTTCGACCGCTCGCCCTGTGCCTTCCGCACCATCCTGACTTTCCTGCGGGCTGGGAAGCTGCGGTCCCTCAGGGAGATGTGTGCCCTCTCCTTCAGGGAGGAGCTGCACTACTGGGGGGTCCCTGAAGAGAACCTGGAGTGGTGCTGCCGTCGCCGCCTTATCCAGCGGGTGGATGAGTGTGACGAGTTGGAACGGGCTGCccaggaggacgaggaggaggagctgaTGATGGACACGGACAGCGGGCACCGTAGGGGTTCCACCGCCCTGGCTACGGAGACCCGGATGGGACATTGTATGAACAAGCTGAGGGACATGGTGGAGCGGCCCCACTCGGGCCTGCCAGGAAAGATCTTTGCCTGCCTGTCGGTGCTGTTTGTCACCATCACAGCTGTCAACCTGTCCATCAGTACCATGCCGGctatgagagaggaggaggagcaa GGCAAGTGCTCCCAGATGTGCTACAACATCTTCATTGTGGAGACGGTGTGTGTGGGCTGGTTCTCCCTAGAATTCACCCTGCGCTTCATCCAGGACCGAGACAAACTAGCCTTCCTGAGGCGCCCTCTGAACCTCATAGACGTGGTGGCAATCCTGCCCTACTACATCACCCTGGTCGTGGATAGCTACCAGGGGGAGAAGAAGCTGGGTTCGGGAAGTAGTTACCTGGATAAGGTGGGCCTTGTGCTCCGTATCCTCCGCGCCCTGAGGATCCTATATGTGATGCGACTGGCCCGTCACTCCTTGGGCctgcagactctggggctgacGGCGCGGCGCTGCACACGGGAGTTTGGgttgctcctcctcttcctctgtgtggCCATTGCCCTCTTCTCCCCGCTGCTCTACCTCATCGAGAACGAGATGGCCGCCACCCACGAGTTCAGCAGTATCCCCGCCACCTACTGGTGGGCTGTCATTACCATGACAACGGTGGGCTACGGGGACATGGTTCCGAGGAGCATCCCGGGTCAGGTGGTGGCGCTAAGCAGTATCCTGAGCGGGATTCTTCTCATGGCGTTCCCAGTCACCTCCATCTTTCATACATTCTCCCGGTCCTACGTGGAACTGAAGCAGGAGCAGCAGAGGCTACTGCAAAGACGGACACACTTCCTGTTACGCAGGAGGATGGGTGGGCTGGGAAGTAACATGTCGCTGGAGAGTGACTACCCCAGCTGCGGCTCCACTAAGACCAGGGACCGGGatgactga